A single window of Amphiura filiformis chromosome 17, Afil_fr2py, whole genome shotgun sequence DNA harbors:
- the LOC140137699 gene encoding histamine H3 receptor-like yields MASSSVTATMEPSVDDYNSDSSSYWEPFEVEDISWISIVLGVIVIITIVGNIFVMIAFARDSKIKNTVSNLFILNLSIADCIVGLSVLPINTSWVLLGYWPYGKIFCQIWIVIDYTTAYMSVLMITLISLDRFWLVTKKLRYRDFQTRRQVKTMIACCWIFSFLFYAVATFAWEPIVGESVIDYSDDCEIESIYNAPFNIALMLMEFIIPLIVISILNSIVYINIKRRSKGMVKPPTNPSPKPPPSPVTENSNGSLTNGDNGSIGTSTISLSVSTSGANQLSQKPKVKDDHKKEYNRHRKAAITLAIIVGVFLTCWLPYYVVTIYTAAICDDCVSDRLWEIVNYILWCNSTVNPLLYTVTNIHYRRNFARFLGIHKCVKPKFLTDTESTVM; encoded by the coding sequence ATGGCGTCGTCTTCTGTGACAGCAACCATGGAACCATCCGTCGATGACTACAATTCCGACAGCTCCTCATACTGGGAGCCATTCGAAGTAGAAGACATAAGCTGGATATCCATAGTCTTGGGCGTAATTGTAATCATTACCATCGTGGGTAATATCTTCGTCATGATAGCTTTCGCACGAGATTCTAAAATCAAAAATACGGTGTCGAATTTGTTTATACTGAACCTCAGCATCGCCGATTGTATCGTTGGATTGTCCGTTCTCCCTATCAACACTTCTTGGGTACTTCTTGGCTATTGGCCGTACGGTAAAATTTTCTGCCAGATTTGGATTGTAATTGATTACACAACAGCCTATATGTCTGTACTCATGATCACTTTGATCAGTTTGGATCGTTTTTGGTTGGTGACAAAAAAATTACGGTATCGCGATTTCCAAACAAGACGTCAAGTGAAGACCATGATAGCATGTTGCTGGATTTTTAGCTTCTTATTTTACGCCGTCGCGACATTCGCTTGGGAACCGATCGTGGGAGAATCTGTAATTGATTACTCGGATGATTGCGAGATAGAGTCCATCTACAATGCACCATTCAATATTGCTCTTATGTTAATGGAATTCATCATACCCCTCATCGTCATTTCTATTTTAAATTCAAtagtatatataaatataaagcgACGTTCTAAAGGTATGGTGAAGCCTCCTACCAACCCTTCCCCAAAACCACCACCATCCCCTGTCACGGAGAATTCAAATGGAAGCTTAACAAATGGAGACAATGGAAGCATTGGAACTTCTACTATATCTTTGTCAGTGTCCACATCAGGCGCGAATCAATTATCACAGAAACCGAAGGTAAAAGACGATCATAAAAAGGAATACAATCGCCATCGTAAGGCAGCTATAACTCTTGCTATTATTGTAGGTGTGTTTTTAACCTGTTGGCTGCCATATTACGTGGTTACCATCTACACAGCTGCCATTTGTGACGATTGTGTCTCTGATAGACTTTGGGAGATTGTAAATTACATCTTGTGGTGTAACTCTACTGTCAATCCGTTGTTGTATACGGTTACGAACATTCATTACCGACGGAACTTTGCACGATTCTTGGGTATCCACAAGTGTGTGAAGCCGAAGTTCCTTACGGACACTGAGTCCACTGTTATGTAA
- the LOC140138242 gene encoding histamine H3 receptor-like: MASSSVTVTMEPSVDDYNSSYWEPFEVEDISWISIVLSVIVIITIVGNIFVMIAFARDSKIRNTVSNLFILNLSIADCIVGLSVLPINTSWVLLGYWPYGKFFSRFGFMSVLMITLISLDRFWLVTKKLRYRDFQTRRQVKIMIACCWIFSFSFYAVATFAWEPIVGESVIDYSDDCEIESIYNAPFNIALMFMEFIIPLIIISILNSVVYINIKRRSKGMVKPPTNPSPKPQRFPVTENSNGSLTNGDNGSIGASTISLSVSSSGANQLSQKPKVKDDHKKEYNRHRKAAITLAIIVGVFLTCWLPYYVVTIYTAAICDDCVSDRLWEIVNYILWCNSTINPLLYAVTNIHYRRNFARFLGIHKCVKPKFLTDTESSVM, encoded by the exons ATGGCGTCGTCTTCTGTCACAGTAACAATGGAACCATCCGTCGATGACTACAATTCCTCATACTGGGAGCCATTCGAAGTAGAAGACATAAGCTGGATATCCATAGTATTGAGCGTAATTGTAATCATTACCATCGTAGGTAATATCTTCGTCATGATAGCTTTCGCAcgagattctaaaattagaaataCGGTGTCGAATTTGTTTATACTGAACCTCAGCATTGCCGATTGTATCGTTGGCTTGTCCGTTCTCCCTATCAACACTTCTTGGGTACTCCTTGGCTATTGGCCGTACGGtaaatttttttccagatttggatt TATGTCTGTACTCATGATCACTTTGATCAGTTTGGATCGTTTTTGGTTGGTAACAAAAAAATTACGGTATCGCGATTTCCAAACAAGACGTCAAGTGAAGATCATGATAGCATGTTGCTGGATTTTTAGCTTCTCATTTTACGCCGTCGCGACATTCGCTTGGGAACCGATCGTGGGAGAATCTGTGATTGACTACTCGGATGATTGCGAGATAGAGTCCATCTACAATGCGCCATTCAATATCGCTCTCATGTTTATGGAATTCATCATACCCCTCATCATCATTTCTATTTTAAATTCAGTAGTATATATAAACATAAAGCGACGTTCCAAAGGTATGGTGAAGCCTCCTACAAACCCGTCCCCAAAACCACAACGATTCCCTGTCACGGAGAATTCCAATGGAAGCTTAACGAATGGAGACAATGGAAGCATTGGCGCTTCCACTATTTCTTTGTCAGTGTCCTCATCAGGCGCGAATCAATTATCACAGAAACCGAAGGTAAAAGACGATCATAAAAAGGAATACAATCGCCATCGTAAGGCAGCTATAACTCTTGCTATTATTGTAGGTGTGTTTTTAACCTGTTGGCTGCCATATTACGTGGTTACCATCTACACAGCTGCCATTTGTGACGATTGTGTCTCTGATAGACTTTGGGAGATTGTAAATTACATCTTGTGGTGTAACTCTACTATCAATCCGTTGTTGTATGCGGTTACGAACATTCATTACCGACGGAACTTTGCACGATTCTTGGGTATCCACAAGTGTGTGAAGCCGAAGTTTCTTACGGATACTGAGTCGAGTGTCATGTGA